A single region of the Triticum dicoccoides isolate Atlit2015 ecotype Zavitan chromosome 2B, WEW_v2.0, whole genome shotgun sequence genome encodes:
- the LOC119364364 gene encoding uncharacterized protein LOC119364364 isoform X1, translated as MASPAVAMRRPSPTVLASAPRRRPRRHQEYSPSNMGSPSSASRLKVTALFGWIKGDRYSRTRELIPSAESYTLTGSASEVDMKPREVSISVVSSIMDIPPAEWDACAVDSVEPEKFNPFLTHAFLSSLEESGSAVKETGWLPLHVVARDENQNILGVVPLYLKSHSRGEFVFDQSWAEAYHSYGLEYYPKLQSCVPFTPVTGQRILLRDTSYRDQVFDALVEALKNLATKLNVSSLHITFPSEGEFSKLKDSGLLQRVGLQYHWTNRNYKCFDDFLMDLKQPKRKNIRQERKKIPAQNLKMKRLRGDEIKSSHWDTFYRFYRNTTDNHWGRAYLTQEFFHLLGEKMGDKVMLIVAEHDDKVVAGALNLIGGGTLYGRLWGCLPDAHFPNLHFEACYYQAIEAAIELNLSKVEAGAQGEHKIQRGYLPVTTYSCHYFLEPGFATAIGNFLVHETAQVKHVINVLHESGPYKEDILKEFAPQPDGEM; from the exons ATGGCCTCGCCGGCGGTGGCGATGCGGCGCCCGTCCCCCACCGTCCTCGcctccgcccctcgccgccgtccccgCCGTCAC CAGGAGTATTCACCTTCCAACATGGGCTCCCCAAGCTCGGCTTCACGGTTAAAAGTTACTGCACTTTTTGGGTGGATCAAGGGAGATAGATATTCGAGAACTCGTGAATTGATCCCTTCTGCTGAATCGTACACTCTCACAGGGTCAGCCTCAGAG GTGGACATGAAGCCACGTGAGGTATCGATTTCTGTTGTCTCTTCTATTATGGACATACCTCCGGCAGAGTGGGATGCATGTGCAGTTGATTCAGTTGAGCCTGAAAAGTTTAATCCTTTTCTTACACATGCATTTCTCTCAAGCTTAGAGGAATCAGGTTCTGCAGTGAAG GAAACAGGGTGGTTACCTCTGCATGTTGTTGCACGGGACGAGAACCAAAATATTTTAGGTGTTGTTCCGCTTTACCTTAAAAG CCATTCTAGGGGTGAGTTTGTATTCGATCAGTCATGGGCTGAAGCTTACCACAGCTATGGACTTGAATACTATCCAAAGTTGCAGTCTTGTGTCCCTTTTACTCCAGTAACTGGTCAAAGAATATTACTTCGGGATACATCCTACCGGGATCAAGTTTTTGATGCTTTAGTAGAAGCTTTGAAGAATTTGGCTACCAAG CTGAATGTGTCATCACTGCATATAACTTTTCCATCTGAAGGTGAATTTAGCAAGTTGAAGGATAGTGGATTGTTGCAAAGAGTTGGGCTGCAATACCATTGGACAAACCGAAATTACAAATG TTTTGATGATTTTTTGATGGATTTGAAGCAGCCCAAACGGAAGAATATCAGACAAGAACGTAAAAAG ATTCCTGCCCAGAACTTAAAAATGAAGCGCCTCCGAGGAGATGAAATAAAG AGCAGCCACTGGGACACCTTCTATAGATTCTACCGTAACACAACTGATAATCA CTGGGGCAGAGCATACTTGACGCAGGAGTTCTTTCACCTTTTAGGAGAAAAGATGGGCGACAAGGTAATGCTAATTGTTGCTGAACATGATGATAAAGTTGTCGCTGGAGCTCTTAATCTTATTGGAGGCGGTACATTATATGGCCGCTTATGGGGATGCCTACCAGATGCTCATTTCCCCAATTTGCATTTTGAAGCTTGCTATTACCAG GCAATCGAAGCGGCCATAGAACTAAACCTGAGTAAGGTGGAAGCTGGTGCCCAGGGAGAGCACAAGATCCAGCGTGGTTACCTCCCTGTGACAACTTACAGCTGCCACTACTTCTTAGAACCTGGTTTTGCGACAGCTATtggaaattttcttgtacatgagaCAGCTCAG GTTAAGCATGTCATCAATGTCCTGCATGAATCAGGTCCATACAAGGAAGACATATTGAAAGAATTTGCACCTCAACCAGACGGTGAAATGTAG
- the LOC119364364 gene encoding uncharacterized protein LOC119364364 isoform X4, producing MKPREVSISVVSSIMDIPPAEWDACAVDSVEPEKFNPFLTHAFLSSLEESGSAVKETGWLPLHVVARDENQNILGVVPLYLKSHSRGEFVFDQSWAEAYHSYGLEYYPKLQSCVPFTPVTGQRILLRDTSYRDQVFDALVEALKNLATKLNVSSLHITFPSEGEFSKLKDSGLLQRVGLQYHWTNRNYKCFDDFLMDLKQPKRKNIRQERKKIPAQNLKMKRLRGDEIKSSHWDTFYRFYRNTTDNHWGRAYLTQEFFHLLGEKMGDKVMLIVAEHDDKVVAGALNLIGGGTLYGRLWGCLPDAHFPNLHFEACYYQAIEAAIELNLSKVEAGAQGEHKIQRGYLPVTTYSCHYFLEPGFATAIGNFLVHETAQVKHVINVLHESGPYKEDILKEFAPQPDGEM from the exons ATGAAGCCACGTGAGGTATCGATTTCTGTTGTCTCTTCTATTATGGACATACCTCCGGCAGAGTGGGATGCATGTGCAGTTGATTCAGTTGAGCCTGAAAAGTTTAATCCTTTTCTTACACATGCATTTCTCTCAAGCTTAGAGGAATCAGGTTCTGCAGTGAAG GAAACAGGGTGGTTACCTCTGCATGTTGTTGCACGGGACGAGAACCAAAATATTTTAGGTGTTGTTCCGCTTTACCTTAAAAG CCATTCTAGGGGTGAGTTTGTATTCGATCAGTCATGGGCTGAAGCTTACCACAGCTATGGACTTGAATACTATCCAAAGTTGCAGTCTTGTGTCCCTTTTACTCCAGTAACTGGTCAAAGAATATTACTTCGGGATACATCCTACCGGGATCAAGTTTTTGATGCTTTAGTAGAAGCTTTGAAGAATTTGGCTACCAAG CTGAATGTGTCATCACTGCATATAACTTTTCCATCTGAAGGTGAATTTAGCAAGTTGAAGGATAGTGGATTGTTGCAAAGAGTTGGGCTGCAATACCATTGGACAAACCGAAATTACAAATG TTTTGATGATTTTTTGATGGATTTGAAGCAGCCCAAACGGAAGAATATCAGACAAGAACGTAAAAAG ATTCCTGCCCAGAACTTAAAAATGAAGCGCCTCCGAGGAGATGAAATAAAG AGCAGCCACTGGGACACCTTCTATAGATTCTACCGTAACACAACTGATAATCA CTGGGGCAGAGCATACTTGACGCAGGAGTTCTTTCACCTTTTAGGAGAAAAGATGGGCGACAAGGTAATGCTAATTGTTGCTGAACATGATGATAAAGTTGTCGCTGGAGCTCTTAATCTTATTGGAGGCGGTACATTATATGGCCGCTTATGGGGATGCCTACCAGATGCTCATTTCCCCAATTTGCATTTTGAAGCTTGCTATTACCAG GCAATCGAAGCGGCCATAGAACTAAACCTGAGTAAGGTGGAAGCTGGTGCCCAGGGAGAGCACAAGATCCAGCGTGGTTACCTCCCTGTGACAACTTACAGCTGCCACTACTTCTTAGAACCTGGTTTTGCGACAGCTATtggaaattttcttgtacatgagaCAGCTCAG GTTAAGCATGTCATCAATGTCCTGCATGAATCAGGTCCATACAAGGAAGACATATTGAAAGAATTTGCACCTCAACCAGACGGTGAAATGTAG
- the LOC119364364 gene encoding uncharacterized protein LOC119364364 isoform X2, with amino-acid sequence MASPAVAMRRPSPTVLASAPRRRPRRHEYSPSNMGSPSSASRLKVTALFGWIKGDRYSRTRELIPSAESYTLTGSASEVDMKPREVSISVVSSIMDIPPAEWDACAVDSVEPEKFNPFLTHAFLSSLEESGSAVKETGWLPLHVVARDENQNILGVVPLYLKSHSRGEFVFDQSWAEAYHSYGLEYYPKLQSCVPFTPVTGQRILLRDTSYRDQVFDALVEALKNLATKLNVSSLHITFPSEGEFSKLKDSGLLQRVGLQYHWTNRNYKCFDDFLMDLKQPKRKNIRQERKKIPAQNLKMKRLRGDEIKSSHWDTFYRFYRNTTDNHWGRAYLTQEFFHLLGEKMGDKVMLIVAEHDDKVVAGALNLIGGGTLYGRLWGCLPDAHFPNLHFEACYYQAIEAAIELNLSKVEAGAQGEHKIQRGYLPVTTYSCHYFLEPGFATAIGNFLVHETAQVKHVINVLHESGPYKEDILKEFAPQPDGEM; translated from the exons ATGGCCTCGCCGGCGGTGGCGATGCGGCGCCCGTCCCCCACCGTCCTCGcctccgcccctcgccgccgtccccgCCGTCAC GAGTATTCACCTTCCAACATGGGCTCCCCAAGCTCGGCTTCACGGTTAAAAGTTACTGCACTTTTTGGGTGGATCAAGGGAGATAGATATTCGAGAACTCGTGAATTGATCCCTTCTGCTGAATCGTACACTCTCACAGGGTCAGCCTCAGAG GTGGACATGAAGCCACGTGAGGTATCGATTTCTGTTGTCTCTTCTATTATGGACATACCTCCGGCAGAGTGGGATGCATGTGCAGTTGATTCAGTTGAGCCTGAAAAGTTTAATCCTTTTCTTACACATGCATTTCTCTCAAGCTTAGAGGAATCAGGTTCTGCAGTGAAG GAAACAGGGTGGTTACCTCTGCATGTTGTTGCACGGGACGAGAACCAAAATATTTTAGGTGTTGTTCCGCTTTACCTTAAAAG CCATTCTAGGGGTGAGTTTGTATTCGATCAGTCATGGGCTGAAGCTTACCACAGCTATGGACTTGAATACTATCCAAAGTTGCAGTCTTGTGTCCCTTTTACTCCAGTAACTGGTCAAAGAATATTACTTCGGGATACATCCTACCGGGATCAAGTTTTTGATGCTTTAGTAGAAGCTTTGAAGAATTTGGCTACCAAG CTGAATGTGTCATCACTGCATATAACTTTTCCATCTGAAGGTGAATTTAGCAAGTTGAAGGATAGTGGATTGTTGCAAAGAGTTGGGCTGCAATACCATTGGACAAACCGAAATTACAAATG TTTTGATGATTTTTTGATGGATTTGAAGCAGCCCAAACGGAAGAATATCAGACAAGAACGTAAAAAG ATTCCTGCCCAGAACTTAAAAATGAAGCGCCTCCGAGGAGATGAAATAAAG AGCAGCCACTGGGACACCTTCTATAGATTCTACCGTAACACAACTGATAATCA CTGGGGCAGAGCATACTTGACGCAGGAGTTCTTTCACCTTTTAGGAGAAAAGATGGGCGACAAGGTAATGCTAATTGTTGCTGAACATGATGATAAAGTTGTCGCTGGAGCTCTTAATCTTATTGGAGGCGGTACATTATATGGCCGCTTATGGGGATGCCTACCAGATGCTCATTTCCCCAATTTGCATTTTGAAGCTTGCTATTACCAG GCAATCGAAGCGGCCATAGAACTAAACCTGAGTAAGGTGGAAGCTGGTGCCCAGGGAGAGCACAAGATCCAGCGTGGTTACCTCCCTGTGACAACTTACAGCTGCCACTACTTCTTAGAACCTGGTTTTGCGACAGCTATtggaaattttcttgtacatgagaCAGCTCAG GTTAAGCATGTCATCAATGTCCTGCATGAATCAGGTCCATACAAGGAAGACATATTGAAAGAATTTGCACCTCAACCAGACGGTGAAATGTAG
- the LOC119364365 gene encoding two-component response regulator ORR1-like translates to MEGGGADGVTRVLLVDDSPVDRKVVELVLGSNTFAGSFHVVAVDSAKKAMEFLGLKDGKEQAVDMVLTDYCMPEMTGYDLLKAIKAMSPLKPIPVIVMSSENEPQRISRCLKAGAEDYIVKPLQSKDVPRLRSCSNVKPKDPPCSTVSKSSDHIAAVDGKSSLRRRAHLTDIAMVLHSSSAGLSHYFPFLFKFILLVYAILCVGELLHRWSNGCFLSYLR, encoded by the exons atggaAGGAGGAGGCGCGGACGGGGTGACGAGGGTGCTGCTGGTGGACGACTCCCCGGTGGACAGGAAGGTGGTGGAACTGGTGCTCGGCAGCAACACCTTCGCCGGCTCCTTCCACG TCGTCGCCGTGGACAGcgccaagaaggccatggagttccTGGGGCTCAAGGACGGCAAG GAGCAGGCCGTCGACATGGTGCTCACTGACTACTGCATGCCTGAGATGACCGGCTACGACCTCCTCAAAGCCATCAAG GCGATGAGTCCTCTCAAGCCCATCCCGGTGATCGTCATGTCGTCGGAGAACGAGCCCCAGAGGATCAGCAG ATGCCTCAAGGCTGGTGCTGAAGATTACATCGTCAAGCCTCTTCAGAGCAAGGATGTGCCGCGTCTGAGGAGCTGCTCGAACGTGAAACCCAAGGACCCTCCATGCAGCACTGTGAGCAAGAGCTCGGACCATATAGCTGCTGTCGATGGCAAGTCGTCGCTGCGACGGCGAGCACACCTCACCGATATTGCCATG GTTCTCCACTCGTCGAGCGCCGGGCTCTCGCACTACTTCCCGTTCCTCTTCAAGTTCATCCTGCTGGTCTACGCCATCCTGTGCGTCGGCGAGCTCCTGCACAGATGGTCCAACGGCTGCTTCCTCTCCTACCTGAGGTGA
- the LOC119364364 gene encoding uncharacterized protein LOC119364364 isoform X3, whose amino-acid sequence MASPAVAMRRPSPTVLASAPRRRPRRHQEYSPSNMGSPSSASRLKVTALFGWIKGDRYSRTRELIPSAESYTLTGSASEVDMKPREVSISVVSSIMDIPPAEWDACAVDSVEPEKFNPFLTHAFLSSLEESGSAVKETGWLPLHVVARDENQNILGVVPLYLKSHSRGEFVFDQSWAEAYHSYGLEYYPKLQSCVPFTPVTGQRILLRDTSYRDQVFDALVEALKNLATKLNVSSLHITFPSEGEFSKLKDSGLLQRVGLQYHWTNRNYKCFDDFLMDLKQPKRKNIRQERKKIPAQNLKMKRLRGDEIKSSHWDTFYRFYRNTTDNHWGRAYLTQEFFHLLGEKMGDKVMLIVAEHDDKVVAGALNLIGGGTLYGRLWGCLPDAHFPNLHFEACYYQDMLIRILQKGNRSGHRTKPE is encoded by the exons ATGGCCTCGCCGGCGGTGGCGATGCGGCGCCCGTCCCCCACCGTCCTCGcctccgcccctcgccgccgtccccgCCGTCAC CAGGAGTATTCACCTTCCAACATGGGCTCCCCAAGCTCGGCTTCACGGTTAAAAGTTACTGCACTTTTTGGGTGGATCAAGGGAGATAGATATTCGAGAACTCGTGAATTGATCCCTTCTGCTGAATCGTACACTCTCACAGGGTCAGCCTCAGAG GTGGACATGAAGCCACGTGAGGTATCGATTTCTGTTGTCTCTTCTATTATGGACATACCTCCGGCAGAGTGGGATGCATGTGCAGTTGATTCAGTTGAGCCTGAAAAGTTTAATCCTTTTCTTACACATGCATTTCTCTCAAGCTTAGAGGAATCAGGTTCTGCAGTGAAG GAAACAGGGTGGTTACCTCTGCATGTTGTTGCACGGGACGAGAACCAAAATATTTTAGGTGTTGTTCCGCTTTACCTTAAAAG CCATTCTAGGGGTGAGTTTGTATTCGATCAGTCATGGGCTGAAGCTTACCACAGCTATGGACTTGAATACTATCCAAAGTTGCAGTCTTGTGTCCCTTTTACTCCAGTAACTGGTCAAAGAATATTACTTCGGGATACATCCTACCGGGATCAAGTTTTTGATGCTTTAGTAGAAGCTTTGAAGAATTTGGCTACCAAG CTGAATGTGTCATCACTGCATATAACTTTTCCATCTGAAGGTGAATTTAGCAAGTTGAAGGATAGTGGATTGTTGCAAAGAGTTGGGCTGCAATACCATTGGACAAACCGAAATTACAAATG TTTTGATGATTTTTTGATGGATTTGAAGCAGCCCAAACGGAAGAATATCAGACAAGAACGTAAAAAG ATTCCTGCCCAGAACTTAAAAATGAAGCGCCTCCGAGGAGATGAAATAAAG AGCAGCCACTGGGACACCTTCTATAGATTCTACCGTAACACAACTGATAATCA CTGGGGCAGAGCATACTTGACGCAGGAGTTCTTTCACCTTTTAGGAGAAAAGATGGGCGACAAGGTAATGCTAATTGTTGCTGAACATGATGATAAAGTTGTCGCTGGAGCTCTTAATCTTATTGGAGGCGGTACATTATATGGCCGCTTATGGGGATGCCTACCAGATGCTCATTTCCCCAATTTGCATTTTGAAGCTTGCTATTACCAG GACATGCTTATTCGCATTCTGCAAAAAG GCAATCGAAGCGGCCATAGAACTAAACCTGAGTAA